From the genome of Bacillota bacterium, one region includes:
- a CDS encoding patatin-like phospholipase family protein, with translation MGYLFLFTLLKACPYNYIYVLGRVFILNGRPSVGLALGGGFLRGAAHAGVLKVLMEEKIPVHAVAGSSSGSLAAALFAAGFTPEQIQQKSRQLKPAHVFDGFEAVINLLLLAGKKLADILHLPFPFTVPLGLMTGRRLECTIERMLTTNLLFSQLNNVLLAITAVDLKNGALILFMPDKYRVRYRVAQPLSIIPPKDMVVIHDIPVSAAVRASSSIPGLYQPKLIKGHLLTDGGVRDNVPAEVLKKLGLDVVLAVDVGYDGYSSHRVDSMVQVLFQSLDIMGSESMHMKLDRYADVIIRPLIKNVSVWDFDKVTYCVEQGEKVAREMLPQIRKAVGIK, from the coding sequence ATGGGTTATTTGTTTTTATTCACCCTTTTAAAAGCCTGCCCATATAATTATATATATGTATTGGGGCGGGTGTTTATATTGAATGGGAGACCCAGTGTAGGCTTGGCCCTGGGAGGAGGCTTTCTCCGGGGTGCGGCCCATGCAGGAGTGTTAAAGGTTTTAATGGAAGAAAAAATCCCTGTTCATGCGGTAGCAGGGAGCAGTTCCGGCAGTCTGGCGGCCGCTCTGTTTGCGGCAGGATTTACGCCCGAACAAATTCAGCAAAAATCACGGCAATTAAAACCCGCGCATGTTTTTGACGGCTTTGAAGCGGTAATTAATCTTCTTTTGCTGGCAGGAAAAAAACTAGCTGACATTTTACACTTACCGTTTCCGTTTACCGTACCGTTGGGATTAATGACCGGCAGACGGCTTGAATGTACCATTGAAAGAATGTTAACCACAAATTTATTATTTAGTCAGCTTAATAATGTACTTCTCGCTATAACTGCTGTAGATTTGAAAAATGGTGCCCTGATTTTATTTATGCCGGATAAATATAGAGTTCGTTACCGGGTTGCACAGCCTTTGAGCATTATTCCACCCAAGGATATGGTTGTGATTCATGATATTCCGGTGTCGGCAGCAGTGCGGGCCAGTAGTTCAATTCCAGGGCTTTACCAGCCAAAATTGATTAAAGGACACCTACTCACTGACGGAGGGGTGCGAGACAATGTACCGGCAGAGGTGTTGAAAAAACTGGGGTTGGACGTGGTGCTGGCAGTAGACGTGGGGTACGATGGTTATTCTTCACATCGCGTGGATTCCATGGTGCAGGTTTTATTTCAGAGTCTGGACATCATGGGTTCAGAAAGCATGCATATGAAATTAGACAGGTATGCGGATGTGATTATCAGACCGTTAATTAAAAATGTTTCGGTATGGGACTTTGACAAGGTCACATATTGTGTGGAGCAAGGAGAAAAAGTTGCCAGAGAAATGCTGCCACAGATACGCAAAGCGGTGGGCATTAAGTGA
- a CDS encoding transcriptional repressor — translation MKKVIGNVEEKLRAKEYKLTPKRQHILRVLWEHKDEHLSAEEVYNLVKERVPDVGLATVYRSLDLFLDFDIIHGTDFGDGRKRYEFGSAPEKHRHHHLICTQCGTIIEVAEDLLEELEDRVGKKYKFKISDHELKIFGRCEECGSEKKNE, via the coding sequence ATGAAAAAAGTAATAGGTAATGTGGAAGAAAAATTGCGGGCAAAAGAATATAAGCTGACCCCCAAAAGGCAACATATATTACGTGTGCTTTGGGAGCATAAAGATGAACACTTAAGCGCAGAAGAAGTCTATAATCTGGTCAAGGAAAGGGTGCCGGATGTCGGGCTGGCTACGGTTTATCGTAGTTTGGATCTCTTTCTGGATTTTGATATTATCCACGGTACTGATTTTGGGGACGGGCGTAAGCGCTATGAATTTGGCTCCGCGCCGGAAAAACACAGGCATCATCATCTGATTTGTACTCAGTGCGGCACCATTATTGAAGTTGCAGAAGATTTGCTGGAAGAATTGGAAGATAGAGTTGGTAAGAAATACAAATTCAAAATTAGTGATCATGAACTGAAAATTTTTGGACGTTGCGAGGAATGTGGATCAGAAAAAAAGAATGAATAA
- a CDS encoding Na/Pi cotransporter family protein, with protein sequence MLPILGIAGLWMLLFGMNLMKTGLENTAQAKLRIALKRLAGSPLKAGISGLVATMLVQSSTAVSVLSVGFVNAGIMNLRQAIGILLGANVGTCITVQIISFNFTAIAALTGLIGLLLWLRGKNSSLYNLGRALSGFGLIFCGLKLLSVSFTPLQNASWFLDYLYSLSSNPILAVAAGTLGSALLHSSAAATGIVMLLSGQGMLPLPAAVALVLGNNIGTCITAVVASLAGSTAGKRVALAHVFLNIAGAALFLPLLGAFTSLVALTADSLSRQVANAHTLFNIISSVIAFPFIYPLGKLMELLVRDTGRKK encoded by the coding sequence TTGCTGCCTATATTAGGGATAGCCGGGCTCTGGATGCTTTTGTTCGGCATGAATCTTATGAAAACCGGACTTGAAAATACAGCGCAGGCAAAACTTCGTATCGCATTAAAAAGGCTTGCCGGCTCCCCGCTTAAAGCCGGTATCAGCGGGCTGGTCGCCACCATGCTGGTTCAAAGCAGTACGGCCGTGTCCGTATTGTCAGTAGGATTCGTAAACGCCGGAATCATGAATTTAAGGCAGGCCATTGGTATACTACTGGGGGCCAACGTTGGCACCTGCATAACGGTGCAGATTATTTCCTTCAACTTTACCGCCATTGCCGCCTTGACCGGCCTCATCGGTTTACTTTTATGGCTCCGGGGCAAGAATAGCTCTCTTTATAATTTGGGTCGGGCATTATCCGGCTTTGGCCTAATATTTTGTGGATTAAAGCTTCTTTCTGTTTCCTTTACACCCCTGCAAAATGCCAGCTGGTTTTTAGATTATTTATACTCTTTAAGCAGCAATCCTATTCTAGCAGTGGCAGCAGGCACCCTGGGTTCTGCTTTACTGCATAGCAGCGCCGCAGCCACGGGAATAGTGATGCTTCTTTCCGGTCAAGGAATGCTCCCTCTACCTGCAGCCGTGGCACTGGTACTGGGTAATAACATAGGCACCTGCATTACCGCGGTGGTAGCAAGTTTAGCCGGATCTACGGCCGGGAAGCGTGTGGCTCTGGCGCACGTATTTCTAAATATAGCAGGTGCGGCACTGTTCTTACCTCTGCTGGGAGCCTTCACTTCTTTAGTTGCTTTAACCGCCGATAGTCTGTCCCGGCAGGTAGCCAACGCGCATACCCTTTTCAATATCATAAGCAGCGTAATAGCTTTCCCCTTCATTTACCCCTTGGGGAAACTAATGGAATTGCTGGTGCGTGACACCGGAAGAAAAAAATAA
- a CDS encoding D-alanyl-D-alanine carboxypeptidase has product MTKIINLTLVIVFFLTFNLNTAFAAPPSLAAQSGLVMDAQNGQVLYQKNGDLKLDPASTTKILTGIIALEETDLDDSVTVSKNAVGVEGTAIGLQKGEELPMRSLMYALLLSSANDAAVAIAEHIGGSVDNFAKLMNEKAKQLGAQNSHFVNPHGLTVPGHKTTARDLAVIARYAMKNEKFREIVATINKEIKRGVPAETDPQTWAYNHNRLLGEYDDAIGIKTGYTTPAKQCIVGGARRGDRELIAVVLKSPTSNSRYADAMALLDYGFNQFESKTLVEEGKIITRLDVPDGTKKVLVEAQDSFIYDFPVSDQSDVTQKIKPVSDFSAPVKKGDVVGKLQLFQANKQLGQVNLIALEDVRRKLTHHWWFWPSVAAVTLLVLRFWARARRRRRRFMFSTRRRR; this is encoded by the coding sequence ATGACAAAAATTATTAATTTAACTTTAGTAATAGTTTTTTTCTTGACTTTTAACCTGAACACGGCTTTTGCTGCACCACCGAGTTTAGCGGCACAGAGCGGACTGGTAATGGATGCGCAAAACGGTCAAGTTTTATATCAGAAAAATGGGGACTTAAAGTTGGACCCGGCCAGTACAACAAAAATTTTAACCGGCATCATAGCCTTGGAGGAGACGGATCTAGATGATTCAGTTACAGTGTCAAAAAATGCCGTGGGTGTAGAGGGTACTGCCATAGGGCTGCAAAAAGGGGAAGAACTCCCCATGAGGAGTTTAATGTACGCCCTTTTGTTGAGCTCGGCAAATGATGCCGCTGTGGCCATTGCAGAGCATATAGGCGGTTCTGTTGATAACTTTGCCAAGTTAATGAATGAAAAGGCGAAGCAATTGGGGGCCCAAAACTCTCATTTTGTCAATCCGCACGGGCTGACTGTTCCCGGTCACAAAACCACGGCCAGGGATTTGGCCGTTATCGCCCGTTATGCAATGAAAAATGAGAAGTTCAGGGAAATTGTCGCTACGATTAATAAAGAGATAAAACGGGGTGTCCCGGCAGAAACAGATCCGCAAACCTGGGCTTATAACCATAATAGACTCTTGGGAGAATACGACGATGCTATTGGGATTAAAACAGGATATACCACTCCGGCAAAACAATGCATAGTTGGTGGTGCCAGGCGTGGGGACAGAGAACTTATAGCGGTAGTGCTTAAAAGCCCTACTTCTAACAGCCGTTATGCTGATGCCATGGCGCTTTTGGATTACGGCTTCAATCAATTTGAGTCCAAGACATTGGTAGAAGAAGGGAAAATTATTACCCGCCTTGACGTGCCCGATGGTACAAAAAAGGTATTGGTGGAGGCGCAGGATTCCTTTATATATGATTTCCCGGTCAGTGACCAAAGTGATGTTACACAGAAAATAAAGCCCGTTTCAGATTTTAGTGCGCCCGTAAAAAAAGGGGATGTAGTAGGTAAGTTGCAATTATTCCAGGCAAACAAACAGCTCGGCCAGGTAAATTTAATTGCACTGGAAGATGTGCGCCGCAAACTTACCCATCACTGGTGGTTTTGGCCATCCGTGGCGGCGGTTACCCTGTTGGTGCTCCGGTTTTGGGCACGAGCGCGCCGCAGAAGAAGAAGGTTCATGTTTTCGACGAGGCGACGCAGGTAG
- the feoB gene encoding ferrous iron transport protein B, with product MEMNNQKKTIALVGNPNVGKSVFFSALTGQYQEVSNFSGTTLEVLKGHWDGVTLIDTPGIYGLSTMNEEERAVREIVLSSELVINVVNGVNLHSDLFLTRQLIDAGIPLVVALNFADEVKKYDLEIDIKQLEEMLGVPVVSTVAVNNKGLDTLKSLLSDEKVSKEGAADSRIAQEVSKLVQEYGVSRAESLLILEGDLDLAARYGIEPGQQRDKFYLLRRAYVDNIIASVVKENHIHDTFKIKLGQWMLNPISGIPILAVVLWITYELVGVVFAQYLVGFTEGVLMGEYYQPAVRQLVSQFISPDAAVGILLIGKFGLLTMAVTYVFGLLLPLVLGFFLVLSLLEDSGYLPRIAILLDRATGYLGLNGQAIIPIILGFGCVTMASITTRILSSRRERRIAIFLLALAVPCSAQLAFITGVLAGMGPGYLILYIIIIFSVLAGAGIVLGRLLPGTTSPLMVDLPPLRVPRVLNVVTKTRDRTIDFIREAIPLFAGGALLLGLFQITGFLITVQVAMEPLTTGWLGLPKESASAFIMGFIRRDFGTVGIMSMPMLPLQQFVALITLTLFVPCIASTMVIFKELGWRDGIFMWPSVFITAFAVGGVLNRLLHLFQGPWVLPFTAGSVLLALAVVLGLSQLWRKDTF from the coding sequence ATGGAAATGAATAATCAAAAGAAGACTATTGCCTTGGTGGGTAATCCCAATGTGGGCAAATCGGTCTTTTTTTCTGCTTTAACCGGTCAATATCAGGAAGTATCCAATTTTTCAGGTACCACCTTGGAAGTGCTTAAAGGGCACTGGGACGGCGTCACCTTGATAGACACTCCCGGAATATATGGTTTATCGACTATGAATGAAGAGGAGCGTGCAGTACGTGAAATTGTACTTTCCTCTGAACTGGTAATTAATGTTGTAAACGGGGTAAATCTTCACAGTGATCTTTTTTTAACCCGCCAGCTTATCGACGCCGGAATTCCCCTGGTGGTAGCTCTCAATTTTGCAGATGAAGTAAAAAAGTATGACCTGGAAATTGATATTAAGCAGCTGGAAGAAATGCTTGGCGTGCCTGTGGTTAGTACGGTGGCAGTTAATAATAAGGGACTGGATACACTTAAATCTTTGTTATCTGATGAGAAAGTCTCTAAAGAGGGTGCTGCCGATAGCAGGATTGCCCAAGAGGTTTCGAAATTGGTACAGGAATATGGAGTTTCCCGTGCGGAAAGTCTACTGATCTTGGAAGGTGACCTTGATCTGGCTGCACGGTACGGCATAGAACCGGGACAGCAGCGGGATAAGTTTTACTTGCTGCGGCGTGCTTACGTTGATAACATTATTGCCTCGGTGGTCAAAGAAAACCATATCCATGATACTTTCAAGATTAAATTGGGCCAATGGATGCTTAACCCTATTTCGGGTATACCTATACTGGCTGTTGTTCTGTGGATTACTTATGAATTAGTAGGAGTGGTCTTTGCCCAGTACCTGGTTGGATTTACCGAAGGGGTACTTATGGGGGAATATTACCAGCCGGCCGTGAGGCAGTTAGTATCACAATTCATAAGCCCTGATGCGGCTGTGGGAATCCTTTTGATAGGTAAATTTGGGCTGCTGACCATGGCGGTAACGTATGTCTTCGGCCTTTTGCTACCTTTGGTATTGGGTTTCTTTCTTGTATTATCTTTATTAGAAGACAGTGGATATCTGCCAAGGATTGCCATTCTACTGGACCGGGCTACCGGATACCTTGGTTTAAATGGACAGGCAATTATCCCCATTATCCTGGGCTTTGGCTGTGTTACCATGGCATCAATTACTACCCGCATTCTTAGTTCTCGCCGGGAGAGGCGTATAGCTATTTTCCTTTTGGCCCTTGCAGTTCCGTGTTCAGCCCAGTTGGCTTTTATTACCGGAGTACTGGCGGGTATGGGGCCGGGGTATTTAATCTTATACATAATAATCATTTTCAGCGTATTGGCCGGGGCAGGTATTGTGCTGGGCAGATTGCTACCCGGAACAACCTCGCCGTTAATGGTAGATTTACCCCCGCTGAGAGTGCCGCGTGTGTTAAATGTAGTAACTAAGACCCGGGACAGAACAATTGATTTTATTCGGGAAGCCATTCCCCTTTTTGCAGGTGGAGCATTGCTTTTAGGCTTATTTCAAATTACAGGCTTTTTGATAACTGTGCAAGTGGCCATGGAACCTTTAACCACTGGATGGCTCGGACTTCCTAAGGAGTCCGCCAGTGCCTTTATAATGGGTTTCATTAGAAGGGATTTCGGAACGGTAGGGATAATGAGCATGCCCATGCTTCCCCTGCAGCAATTTGTAGCTCTTATTACTTTAACATTGTTTGTACCATGCATTGCGTCAACCATGGTTATATTCAAAGAACTTGGGTGGCGGGATGGTATTTTTATGTGGCCGTCCGTTTTTATTACAGCCTTTGCCGTAGGTGGTGTTTTAAACCGGTTACTGCACCTTTTTCAGGGACCGTGGGTATTACCCTTTACGGCGGGGTCAGTATTACTGGCCCTGGCGGTGGTGTTGGGCCTAAGCCAGCTGTGGCGAAAGGATACTTTTTAG
- a CDS encoding ferrous iron transport protein A encodes MTTLDKAQKGQVIKISSIDNPDIKTQAIRLGIGEGEVVTCREIIPAGPVVICKCKQEVAIGRQLARKIGIEPVALPLNKCASRMVADAKTPQRAQAVSHKI; translated from the coding sequence ATGACCACGCTGGACAAGGCGCAAAAAGGGCAAGTGATAAAAATATCATCTATTGATAATCCTGACATTAAGACCCAAGCTATCCGCCTTGGAATTGGAGAAGGAGAAGTAGTTACCTGTAGGGAAATAATTCCTGCGGGCCCTGTGGTAATCTGTAAATGTAAGCAAGAAGTGGCCATAGGACGGCAGCTTGCTCGCAAGATTGGGATTGAACCTGTGGCGCTACCCTTAAACAAATGTGCTTCCCGCATGGTAGCGGACGCAAAAACACCGCAGCGTGCACAGGCAGTATCGCATAAAATATAA
- the hypF gene encoding carbamoyltransferase HypF yields MEQTVCRQVLVTGMVQGVGFRPYIYKLAVNMGLKGIVYNSGQGVVIEVEGPLSQIEEFIAFIQAHSLPLAHIANVNVNTFPYQGRKEFTIAVSGKCSAGHIVVPPDAATCAQCRREIVDSADRHYRYPFTNCTGCGPRFTILKELPYDRPHTSMVSFPMCESCAREYNDPGDRRFHAQPVACSGCGPKVYLVDQHGNKIKGDWVEQSRLILSNGKILAVKGLGGFHLACNGLDNSAIERLRRLKKRPAKPLAVMCRNLDVVRKYCLVTTKEAELLCSPAAPIVVLPKRSASSLPQALSPGLNTLGVMLSYTPLHILLMGRCFDLLVMTSGNKGGLPLITDNASALAQLQGIADFFLLHDREIINRCDDTVVCINEDKTHFFRRSRGFVPEPLMVPGNNQGHRGGKDNAVLGVGGDMKNTFCLLKSGQAYLSQHIGSLDNLEGQNAWQRILQSFCHLLGVRPHVVAFDMHPDYYSAALARELECPSLINIQHHHSHMAACMAENGLNGEVIGVVLDGTGYGLDGQIWGCEVLSGGYHAFAREFHLQYLPLPGGENAVNNPWVTAVAHLISIFGEQGYEKAEQIFPDRRKQISIIAKMINSKINTPYASSCGRLFDAVSALLGFCQENTYDGQAAIQLGEMVPLYFQGELDPYPYTVNKGVMGISKTFSSIMYDRARNVPPEQIAKRFHDTMVAMLACAVQDVRARSGLNRVVLSGGCWHNRYLLAASHGFLVDKGFDVYVHNKVPPGDAGISLGQAVIACHNIT; encoded by the coding sequence ATGGAGCAAACGGTGTGCAGGCAGGTACTTGTGACCGGTATGGTGCAGGGGGTTGGCTTTCGGCCCTATATATACAAACTGGCAGTCAATATGGGCTTAAAGGGTATAGTGTATAATTCCGGGCAAGGGGTGGTTATTGAGGTGGAAGGCCCCTTGTCGCAGATTGAGGAGTTTATTGCCTTTATACAAGCGCATTCTCTTCCATTGGCCCATATAGCTAATGTTAATGTTAATACTTTTCCCTACCAAGGCCGTAAAGAATTTACCATTGCCGTTTCAGGGAAATGTTCTGCAGGACACATAGTGGTGCCTCCCGATGCTGCAACCTGTGCACAATGTCGTCGCGAAATTGTAGATTCGGCAGACCGGCATTACCGCTACCCATTTACCAACTGTACCGGTTGTGGTCCCCGTTTTACTATTTTAAAAGAGCTGCCGTATGACCGCCCTCATACTTCCATGGTTTCTTTTCCCATGTGCGAAAGTTGCGCCCGGGAATATAATGATCCAGGTGATCGCCGTTTTCACGCCCAGCCGGTTGCATGTTCCGGCTGTGGTCCAAAGGTTTACCTGGTAGACCAACATGGTAATAAAATAAAAGGTGACTGGGTGGAACAGTCCCGGCTGATACTTTCTAATGGTAAGATACTGGCTGTTAAAGGTCTGGGGGGCTTTCACCTGGCCTGTAACGGGCTGGATAATAGTGCAATAGAGCGGTTGCGGCGGCTCAAAAAACGCCCCGCCAAGCCCTTGGCCGTAATGTGCCGTAACCTGGATGTAGTACGAAAGTACTGCCTGGTTACCACCAAAGAAGCAGAGCTACTATGTTCTCCCGCAGCCCCCATTGTTGTATTGCCAAAAAGGTCGGCCTCATCCTTGCCACAGGCATTAAGTCCCGGGCTTAATACTCTGGGGGTAATGCTTTCTTATACACCGCTGCATATCTTGTTAATGGGCCGGTGCTTTGACCTGTTAGTGATGACCAGTGGTAATAAGGGTGGTCTGCCGCTGATTACTGATAACGCTTCGGCCCTGGCTCAATTGCAAGGGATAGCTGATTTCTTCTTGCTCCATGACCGGGAGATTATTAACAGGTGTGATGATACAGTAGTTTGTATTAATGAAGATAAAACTCACTTTTTCCGCCGTTCCAGAGGATTTGTGCCGGAGCCCCTTATGGTCCCGGGAAATAATCAAGGCCATCGTGGAGGAAAGGACAATGCTGTGTTGGGTGTGGGAGGTGATATGAAAAATACCTTTTGCCTGTTAAAGTCCGGTCAGGCCTATTTAAGCCAGCATATAGGATCGCTGGATAACCTGGAAGGGCAGAATGCCTGGCAACGCATTTTGCAGAGTTTTTGCCACCTGTTAGGTGTTAGGCCCCATGTGGTAGCTTTTGACATGCATCCTGATTATTACAGCGCTGCTTTAGCCCGTGAATTGGAGTGTCCCTCATTAATAAATATTCAGCACCACCACAGTCACATGGCCGCTTGCATGGCTGAAAACGGCTTAAACGGAGAAGTTATCGGTGTAGTCTTAGACGGAACCGGTTATGGATTGGATGGGCAAATATGGGGATGTGAAGTGCTGTCGGGAGGATATCATGCTTTTGCGCGTGAATTTCATTTGCAATACTTACCTCTTCCCGGAGGAGAAAATGCTGTAAATAACCCCTGGGTTACTGCTGTTGCCCATTTAATTTCAATTTTTGGTGAGCAGGGTTACGAAAAAGCTGAGCAAATTTTTCCGGACCGGAGAAAACAAATCAGTATTATTGCTAAAATGATTAACAGCAAGATTAATACCCCATACGCTTCCAGCTGCGGCAGGCTTTTTGATGCCGTATCGGCCCTTTTAGGGTTCTGTCAGGAAAATACATATGACGGCCAGGCCGCTATACAGTTAGGTGAGATGGTTCCCCTATATTTTCAAGGAGAACTCGATCCATACCCGTACACGGTTAATAAAGGTGTTATGGGAATAAGTAAAACGTTCAGTTCCATTATGTATGATCGTGCCCGCAATGTGCCACCTGAACAAATTGCTAAACGTTTTCATGATACCATGGTGGCCATGCTTGCCTGCGCCGTACAAGATGTACGGGCGCGCAGCGGGTTAAACCGGGTAGTGCTGAGCGGGGGGTGTTGGCATAACCGGTATTTGCTTGCGGCTTCGCACGGGTTTTTAGTAGACAAAGGCTTTGACGTTTATGTGCATAATAAAGTGCCTCCGGGTGACGCCGGCATTTCTTTGGGCCAGGCGGTGATAGCCTGCCATAATATTACTTGA
- the hypE gene encoding hydrogenase expression/formation protein HypE, with the protein MDYKRDKDAVVLLAHGDGGLLSRELMEKVFLRYFKSPLLEQLDDAAVLTMPSYRLAVTTDAYVVDPIFFPGGDIGKLAIYGTVNDLAVSGAHPRYITVAFILEEGLPLANLEMVCASMAEACKEAGVTMVAGDTKVVPRGAADKLFITTTGVGAVPADISPGYHRVRPGDKIIINGSLGNHGLTILSAREKLGLGGALKSDCAPLQGIAGRIWDRCPGVKIMRDLTRGGLATAAKEIAQSCAMDMYIKEKLIPIDPEVQGGTEMLGLDPLYLANEGKFITIIKDGEAASALDIMHSHPLGEKAVIIGEVEAGKGNVYLETPLGGTKILGMLAGNPLPRIC; encoded by the coding sequence ATGGATTATAAACGGGACAAAGATGCAGTTGTTTTACTCGCTCACGGAGACGGAGGTTTATTAAGCCGTGAATTAATGGAAAAAGTGTTTTTGCGATACTTTAAAAGTCCGCTGCTAGAGCAGCTTGATGATGCTGCGGTGCTCACAATGCCTTCGTACAGGCTGGCGGTAACCACCGATGCTTACGTTGTAGACCCTATTTTCTTTCCCGGTGGGGATATCGGTAAGCTGGCCATCTACGGCACAGTAAATGACCTGGCAGTAAGCGGTGCCCACCCCCGGTATATTACCGTGGCTTTTATTTTGGAGGAAGGTTTGCCCCTGGCAAATTTGGAGATGGTATGCGCCTCCATGGCAGAGGCTTGCAAGGAAGCCGGGGTAACCATGGTGGCGGGGGATACAAAGGTTGTTCCGCGGGGTGCTGCTGATAAACTATTCATTACAACTACCGGAGTAGGGGCGGTGCCCGCAGATATCAGCCCGGGGTATCACCGCGTGAGGCCGGGAGATAAAATTATTATTAACGGGAGCTTGGGAAATCACGGACTAACCATATTGTCAGCGCGGGAGAAGCTGGGCCTGGGGGGAGCTTTAAAAAGTGACTGCGCACCCTTACAAGGTATTGCCGGCAGGATCTGGGACCGGTGTCCCGGAGTAAAAATAATGCGTGATTTAACCAGGGGTGGTCTGGCTACCGCCGCCAAGGAAATAGCTCAAAGTTGCGCCATGGATATGTATATAAAAGAAAAGTTAATACCTATTGATCCGGAGGTGCAGGGGGGGACAGAAATGTTGGGCCTGGACCCTCTTTATCTGGCTAATGAAGGAAAATTTATAACCATTATTAAAGACGGAGAAGCTGCCTCGGCACTTGATATTATGCATAGTCACCCCCTGGGAGAGAAGGCAGTTATTATCGGTGAAGTTGAAGCGGGAAAAGGTAATGTTTATCTGGAGACACCCCTGGGCGGCACAAAAATACTGGGAATGCTGGCGGGAAATCCATTGCCCAGAATCTGCTGA
- the hypD gene encoding hydrogenase formation protein HypD, whose protein sequence is MKVLNKLNDPELGKKIVGRVKEVACRAAEKLGRQVVLMEVCGTHTTSISRMGLRSLMAGLVELRSGPGCPVCVTGAEDIERMLLLSRIPGVEVATFGDMVRVPGKNNSLEGERARGSSVKIIYSPQDALTLARETPDLEIVFLGIGFETTAPLTALTVKNAQALNLKNFSVYSAHKLVPPVMRTLLNSGNCQVDGFILPGHVSAVTGSRAFNFIGEEFGIPGIVSGFTPMDILDSIYHLLTLILQGEHRIKNVYRCVVRDEGNKEAQKTMAECFHTGDAYWRGLGLVPESGLYWRDTYTSYDAAQKFDLKKIVPANPAGCRCGELLQGIITPWDCALFDEQCTPAHPVGPCMVSSEGACFAYYRFEGSGVRNGL, encoded by the coding sequence TTGAAGGTTCTGAATAAATTAAATGACCCGGAACTGGGGAAAAAAATAGTCGGACGGGTCAAAGAAGTAGCCTGCAGGGCTGCAGAAAAGCTGGGGCGTCAAGTGGTACTGATGGAGGTTTGTGGTACGCACACAACCTCTATTTCTCGCATGGGACTCCGCAGCCTTATGGCCGGCCTAGTGGAACTTCGCAGTGGACCGGGCTGCCCGGTATGTGTCACCGGTGCTGAAGATATAGAGCGTATGCTATTACTCTCGCGTATTCCCGGCGTAGAGGTGGCTACTTTTGGTGACATGGTGCGTGTGCCGGGGAAGAACAATTCGCTGGAAGGAGAACGGGCCAGAGGTAGCTCCGTTAAAATAATCTACTCCCCCCAAGATGCTCTGACTTTGGCCAGGGAAACGCCGGACCTGGAGATTGTGTTTCTGGGTATAGGGTTCGAAACAACAGCTCCTCTAACAGCATTGACAGTAAAGAATGCTCAGGCCCTAAATTTAAAAAACTTTAGTGTTTATTCAGCGCACAAATTGGTGCCCCCGGTGATGCGCACTTTGTTGAATAGTGGTAATTGCCAGGTTGACGGGTTTATTTTACCCGGTCATGTCAGTGCTGTAACTGGCAGCCGGGCATTTAATTTTATCGGGGAAGAGTTTGGTATTCCGGGCATTGTGTCCGGTTTTACTCCCATGGACATTTTAGACTCCATATATCATTTGTTAACCTTAATACTGCAAGGTGAACACCGGATTAAGAATGTGTACCGGTGTGTGGTAAGGGATGAAGGTAACAAGGAAGCCCAAAAAACTATGGCAGAATGTTTCCATACCGGTGATGCGTACTGGCGGGGTCTGGGACTTGTCCCTGAAAGTGGGCTTTATTGGCGAGATACCTACACTTCCTATGATGCTGCCCAAAAATTTGACCTGAAAAAGATTGTGCCCGCCAACCCGGCAGGCTGCCGCTGCGGCGAACTCCTGCAAGGTATAATTACTCCTTGGGACTGCGCTCTTTTTGACGAACAATGCACTCCCGCCCACCCCGTTGGGCCGTGCATGGTTTCTTCCGAGGGGGCCTGTTTTGCATATTACCGTTTTGAGGGAAGTGGTGTTCGAAATGGATTATAA
- a CDS encoding HypC/HybG/HupF family hydrogenase formation chaperone yields MCLAIPGLVVEMQGKDWAVIEVSGIRRTVGVQLVEGVKTGDYLMVHAGYAVEKLDLIEAEARIELWEELLQFEGSE; encoded by the coding sequence ATGTGCCTGGCAATTCCGGGTTTGGTAGTGGAAATGCAGGGCAAGGACTGGGCTGTCATTGAGGTGAGCGGTATTAGGCGTACCGTAGGAGTGCAACTGGTAGAGGGAGTAAAAACCGGTGATTATTTGATGGTGCATGCCGGTTATGCAGTGGAAAAGTTAGACTTGATCGAGGCTGAGGCACGCATAGAGCTATGGGAGGAGTTACTGCAGTTTGAAGGTTCTGAATAA